The Corynebacterium simulans genome contains a region encoding:
- the polA gene encoding DNA polymerase I: MAFRAFYALPAENFATSGGQHTNAVYGFLSMLSNIIAEEKPEFVGVAFDVGRKTFRTEMFPEYKAQREAAPEEFRGQVELIREVLGTLGITTLSRENFEADDIVATLATQADNYETLIVTGDRDYLQLVNEDTTVLYPMRGVSTLHRFTPAAVEEKYGLTPQQYPDFAALRGDPSDNLPSVPKVGEKTATKWILQYGTLEGLIEHAAEIKGVAGQNFRDRIEQVRMNRKLTQMITDMDLGVGPDDLAFQGATVSEVAEKFDELEFGTNLRERVLEAIPNDGGGAPAVEEAPTQEIKVVDKPLAQWLEGKEHVAVFVTGDSRPGQGDASALALVDADFEGMQVELGELSAEDDAALAAWFASSAPKYFHEAKAAFHMLAGRGIELRGIAHDTAIAAYLLRPGQRTYDLPDVYQRHLKKTLAQASDQLSLLDDSSLVDQAGAIMELAVALSKQLQEIDSFELYTDLELPLVGILARMEATGIAVDVEILETQRDAFIEQVAEQERAARELAGDETLNLNSPKQLQTVLFETFEMPKTKKTKTGYSTAAKEIEQLAVNHPHPFLDHLLAHREYQKMKTTLEGLIKTVQPDGRIHTTFNQTVASTGRLSSTEPNLQNIPVRTEAGRQIRSAFIVGTEFETLMTADYSQIEMRVMAHLSEDPGLIEAYREGEDLHNYVGSKVFDVPVDEVTSELRRRVKAMSYGLVYGLSAFGLSQQLGIPAREAKEIMESYFERFGGVKRYLDNVVEQARKDGYTATVFGRRRYLPELNSDNRLARENAERAALNAPIQGTAADIIKVAMIRVDRALEGMRSRVLLQVHDELVVEVAPGEADKVREILEREMDSAIELNVPLEVSAGAGKDWDAAAH; this comes from the coding sequence ATGGCCTTCCGCGCTTTTTATGCGCTGCCGGCAGAAAACTTCGCCACCTCCGGCGGCCAGCACACGAATGCGGTGTATGGATTTTTGTCCATGCTCTCCAACATCATCGCCGAGGAGAAGCCGGAGTTCGTGGGCGTGGCTTTCGACGTCGGGCGCAAGACCTTCCGTACCGAGATGTTCCCGGAGTACAAGGCCCAGCGCGAGGCCGCGCCCGAGGAGTTCCGCGGCCAGGTAGAGCTCATCCGCGAGGTGCTCGGCACCCTGGGTATCACCACGCTATCCCGCGAGAACTTCGAGGCCGATGACATCGTGGCCACGCTGGCTACTCAGGCCGATAATTATGAAACCCTCATCGTTACCGGCGACCGCGACTACCTGCAGCTGGTCAACGAGGACACCACCGTGTTGTACCCCATGCGTGGTGTTTCCACCCTGCATCGCTTTACCCCGGCCGCGGTGGAGGAGAAGTACGGTCTGACTCCGCAGCAGTATCCGGATTTCGCGGCCCTGCGCGGCGATCCTTCCGATAACCTGCCGAGCGTTCCCAAGGTGGGCGAGAAGACGGCCACCAAATGGATCCTCCAATATGGCACCCTCGAGGGGCTTATCGAGCACGCCGCGGAAATCAAGGGCGTGGCCGGTCAGAACTTCCGCGATCGCATCGAGCAGGTGCGCATGAATCGCAAACTCACGCAGATGATCACGGACATGGATTTAGGGGTCGGCCCAGACGATCTGGCTTTCCAGGGTGCAACCGTTAGCGAGGTGGCCGAGAAGTTCGACGAGCTCGAGTTCGGCACCAATCTCCGCGAGCGCGTGCTGGAGGCTATCCCGAACGATGGCGGTGGGGCGCCAGCCGTGGAGGAGGCACCGACGCAGGAGATTAAGGTCGTCGACAAGCCTTTGGCCCAGTGGTTGGAGGGCAAAGAGCACGTCGCGGTCTTTGTCACTGGTGACTCCCGCCCCGGCCAGGGTGACGCGAGCGCACTCGCGCTTGTCGACGCCGACTTTGAAGGCATGCAGGTCGAACTTGGCGAATTGAGCGCGGAGGATGACGCCGCACTTGCCGCCTGGTTTGCTTCTTCTGCGCCGAAGTATTTTCACGAGGCCAAGGCCGCTTTCCATATGCTGGCAGGCCGCGGCATCGAGCTGCGTGGCATCGCGCACGATACCGCGATCGCTGCCTACTTGCTGCGCCCGGGCCAGCGCACCTATGACCTGCCGGATGTCTATCAACGTCACCTGAAGAAGACTCTCGCCCAGGCCAGCGACCAGCTCTCGCTGCTGGATGATTCTTCCCTAGTGGACCAGGCGGGTGCCATCATGGAGCTGGCTGTGGCGCTTAGCAAGCAGCTGCAAGAGATCGATTCCTTCGAGCTTTATACCGACTTGGAGCTGCCGCTCGTGGGCATTCTCGCGCGCATGGAGGCCACCGGTATCGCCGTGGACGTGGAGATTCTAGAAACCCAGCGCGATGCCTTCATCGAGCAGGTTGCCGAGCAGGAGCGCGCCGCCCGCGAGCTGGCTGGCGACGAGACGCTGAACTTGAACTCGCCAAAGCAGCTGCAGACCGTGCTCTTCGAGACCTTCGAGATGCCGAAGACGAAGAAGACCAAGACGGGCTATTCCACCGCGGCCAAGGAGATTGAGCAGCTGGCGGTCAACCACCCGCACCCGTTCCTCGATCACCTGCTTGCTCACCGCGAGTATCAGAAGATGAAGACCACCCTGGAAGGCCTCATCAAGACCGTGCAGCCGGACGGTCGCATCCACACCACCTTCAACCAGACGGTGGCTTCCACGGGCCGACTTTCCTCCACCGAGCCGAACCTGCAGAACATCCCAGTGCGCACGGAGGCAGGGCGCCAGATTCGCTCTGCGTTCATCGTGGGCACGGAGTTCGAGACCTTGATGACGGCCGATTATTCCCAGATTGAGATGCGCGTGATGGCTCACCTGTCCGAGGATCCGGGGCTTATCGAGGCCTATCGCGAGGGTGAGGATCTGCACAACTACGTCGGCTCGAAGGTCTTCGACGTGCCGGTCGATGAGGTGACCTCGGAGCTACGCCGCCGTGTCAAGGCGATGTCTTATGGTCTAGTCTATGGCCTTTCCGCGTTCGGCTTGTCCCAGCAGCTGGGCATCCCGGCCCGCGAGGCCAAGGAGATCATGGAAAGCTATTTCGAGCGTTTCGGTGGCGTGAAACGCTACCTCGACAACGTCGTTGAGCAAGCCCGCAAGGATGGCTACACCGCGACCGTCTTCGGGCGCCGTCGCTACCTGCCGGAGCTGAACTCTGATAATCGCCTCGCGCGTGAGAACGCCGAACGTGCAGCGCTGAACGCTCCGATTCAGGGCACGGCTGCGGACATCATCAAGGTCGCCATGATTCGCGTGGATAGGGCGCTTGAGGGAATGCGCTCCCGTGTGCTGCTGCAGGTCCACGACGAACTTGTGGTGGAAGTCGCCCCAGGCGAGGCCGACAAGGTCCGCGAGATTCTAGAACGCGAGATGGATTCGGCCATCGAGCTCAACGTCCCGCTCGAGGTCTCCGCCGGTGCCGGTAAGGATTGGGATGCCGCAGCGCACTAA
- a CDS encoding RDD family protein encodes MDFLAKEHLGITLRRVVAWWIDAFLAAAIIMVVRWTINTLFDAPITGHAAAIYDIAALAGVFYLYRVICEARKRTSLGKWSLQLHVITDKPGWWSAALRNSWILLTLISLTGVPHVEAVVLGVLGISVLAAGQTPFDMLANCLVERRPLPF; translated from the coding sequence ATGGATTTTTTGGCTAAAGAGCACCTAGGCATCACCCTCCGCCGCGTCGTGGCGTGGTGGATTGATGCCTTCCTCGCCGCCGCCATCATCATGGTGGTGCGGTGGACCATCAACACGCTTTTCGACGCCCCCATCACCGGCCACGCCGCCGCCATCTACGACATCGCGGCCCTTGCCGGAGTGTTCTACCTCTACCGCGTTATCTGTGAGGCACGCAAGCGCACCTCGCTGGGCAAATGGTCGCTGCAGTTGCACGTCATCACTGACAAGCCCGGCTGGTGGTCGGCCGCGCTGCGCAATAGCTGGATTCTTCTCACGCTCATCTCTTTGACCGGCGTGCCACACGTGGAGGCAGTAGTTCTCGGCGTGTTGGGAATATCGGTTTTGGCAGCGGGCCAAACGCCTTTCGACATGCTGGCTAATTGCCTAGTCGAGCGCCGCCCACTGCCTTTCTAG
- a CDS encoding class I SAM-dependent methyltransferase, translating to MQTPSRANQSFWDNDAAAYHAAHPRYLSSFYWCPEMLHEADAHLLGDAAFLAAARVLEIGCGSAPCTAWLQDKAGFATGFDISRGMLSHAPSGLPLVQADALVLPYADESFDIAFSAFGAFPFIADLAAALAEVRRVLRPGGRLVISATHPMRWIFPDDPLNLTAELSYFDRAYLEHDADGNLSYAEFHRTLGDWVRALQTRGGFLIEDVLEPEWPQDLDITWGQWSRERGEIFPGSIIFICTAV from the coding sequence ATGCAGACTCCCTCCCGCGCGAACCAATCCTTTTGGGACAACGATGCCGCGGCCTATCATGCCGCGCATCCGAGATATCTTTCCTCCTTTTATTGGTGCCCGGAGATGCTGCACGAGGCTGACGCACACCTGCTTGGCGACGCCGCCTTCCTCGCCGCCGCGCGCGTGCTCGAGATTGGCTGTGGTTCAGCGCCTTGTACCGCGTGGTTGCAGGATAAGGCGGGCTTTGCCACCGGCTTCGATATCTCACGCGGCATGCTCTCCCACGCGCCGAGCGGCCTGCCGCTAGTACAGGCAGATGCCCTGGTGCTGCCTTATGCCGACGAGTCCTTCGACATCGCCTTTTCCGCTTTCGGCGCTTTCCCTTTTATTGCTGACTTAGCCGCGGCGCTCGCGGAGGTCCGCCGCGTGTTGCGCCCGGGCGGGCGCTTGGTCATCTCCGCTACTCACCCGATGCGCTGGATTTTCCCCGATGACCCGTTAAACCTCACCGCTGAGCTCTCCTACTTCGACCGTGCCTACTTAGAGCACGACGCTGATGGCAACTTAAGCTACGCGGAGTTCCACCGCACACTGGGCGACTGGGTGCGCGCGCTACAAACCCGCGGCGGTTTTCTCATCGAGGACGTCCTCGAGCCGGAGTGGCCACAAGACCTCGACATCACCTGGGGCCAGTGGTCGCGCGAGCGCGGCGAAATCTTCCCCGGCAGCATTATTTTTATCTGCACCGCCGTTTAG
- the rpsA gene encoding 30S ribosomal protein S1 — MPTSNTPQVAINDIGTAEDFLAAVDATIKYFNDGDIVEGTVVKVDHDEVLLDIGYKTEGVIPSRELSIKHDVDPDEVVEVGDQIDALVLTKEDKEGRLILSKKRAQYERAWGAVEELHAKEEPVTGTVIEVVKGGLILDIGLRGFLPASLVEMRRVRDLEPYIGQELEAKIIELDKQRNNVVLSRRAFLEQTQSEVRSEFLHQLQKGQVRKGVVSSIVNFGAFVDLGGVDGLVHVSELSWKHIDHPSEVVTVGDEVTVEVLDVDLDRERVSLSLKATQEDPWRVFARTHAVGQIVPGKVTKLVPFGAFVRVEEGIEGLVHISELAQRHVEVPDQVVTVGQEVMVKVIDIDLERRRISLSVKQADEDYTEEFDPSKYGMADSYDEQGNYVFPEGFDPETNEWLEGYDEQRQAWEARYAESERRFNLHTAQIERNRAAAAEAAEANESSNYSSESNDAAPASEASAEVGGSLASDEQLAALRDKLAGN, encoded by the coding sequence ATGCCAACTTCTAACACCCCTCAGGTTGCGATCAACGACATCGGAACCGCTGAGGACTTCCTCGCTGCCGTTGACGCCACCATCAAGTACTTCAACGATGGTGACATCGTCGAGGGTACCGTGGTCAAGGTTGACCACGACGAGGTCCTGCTCGACATCGGATACAAGACCGAAGGCGTCATCCCATCCCGCGAGCTGTCCATCAAGCACGACGTCGACCCAGATGAGGTCGTCGAGGTCGGCGATCAGATCGACGCACTCGTTCTCACCAAGGAGGACAAGGAAGGCCGTCTGATCCTGTCCAAGAAGCGCGCACAGTACGAGCGTGCTTGGGGTGCAGTCGAGGAGCTGCACGCCAAGGAAGAGCCAGTTACCGGTACCGTTATCGAGGTTGTCAAGGGTGGCCTCATCCTGGACATCGGTCTGCGTGGCTTCCTGCCTGCTTCCCTCGTCGAGATGCGTCGCGTCCGCGACCTGGAGCCGTACATCGGTCAGGAGCTGGAAGCAAAGATCATCGAGCTGGACAAGCAGCGTAACAACGTCGTCCTGTCCCGCCGTGCATTCCTCGAGCAGACCCAGTCTGAGGTTCGCTCCGAGTTCCTGCACCAGCTGCAGAAGGGCCAGGTCCGCAAGGGCGTTGTTTCCTCCATCGTCAACTTCGGCGCATTCGTCGATCTCGGCGGTGTCGACGGCCTGGTTCACGTTTCCGAGCTGTCCTGGAAGCACATCGATCACCCATCTGAGGTTGTCACCGTCGGTGACGAGGTCACCGTTGAGGTTCTCGACGTTGATCTCGACCGCGAGCGCGTCTCCCTGTCCCTGAAGGCTACCCAGGAAGATCCGTGGCGCGTATTCGCCCGCACCCACGCTGTGGGCCAAATCGTCCCGGGCAAGGTCACCAAGCTCGTTCCGTTCGGCGCATTCGTTCGCGTCGAAGAGGGCATCGAGGGCCTGGTTCACATCTCCGAGCTGGCTCAGCGCCACGTCGAGGTTCCGGACCAGGTTGTCACCGTTGGCCAGGAAGTTATGGTCAAGGTCATCGACATCGATCTCGAGCGTCGTCGTATCTCCCTGTCCGTTAAGCAGGCAGACGAGGACTACACCGAAGAGTTCGATCCGTCCAAGTACGGCATGGCTGACTCCTACGACGAGCAGGGCAACTACGTCTTCCCAGAGGGCTTCGACCCAGAGACCAACGAGTGGCTCGAGGGCTACGACGAGCAGCGTCAGGCTTGGGAGGCACGCTACGCAGAGTCCGAGCGTCGCTTCAACCTGCACACCGCTCAGATCGAGCGCAACCGTGCCGCAGCCGCTGAGGCTGCAGAGGCTAACGAGTCCTCCAACTACTCCTCCGAGTCCAACGATGCAGCTCCGGCATCCGAGGCTTCGGCTGAGGTTGGCGGCTCCCTGGCTTCCGACGAGCAGCTTGCTGCTCTGCGCGACAAGCTCGCTGGCAACTAA
- the coaE gene encoding dephospho-CoA kinase translates to MKLIGLTGGIGSGKSTVAELLAERGWNVVDADQIARDIVEPGQPALAELAESFGSDILQADGSLNRGLLAKRAFGDAASTARLNEITHPRIAAETESRFAQARKRGEAFTVYDMPLLVDKGLHRDMDYTVVVDVAVKERVRRLVEFRGLDEDDARRRIAAQIPDEERLAAADFVIDNNGAREDLVPQVERLVAALDAKI, encoded by the coding sequence ATGAAACTGATTGGTTTAACCGGTGGCATAGGAAGCGGCAAGTCCACCGTGGCCGAGCTTTTGGCAGAACGCGGCTGGAACGTGGTGGACGCAGATCAGATTGCGCGTGACATCGTCGAGCCGGGCCAGCCCGCCCTAGCGGAGCTGGCAGAATCTTTCGGTTCCGACATCCTCCAGGCGGATGGCAGCTTGAATCGAGGCTTGTTGGCTAAGCGCGCGTTTGGCGACGCCGCCTCTACCGCGCGCCTCAACGAAATCACCCACCCGCGCATTGCGGCTGAGACCGAATCCCGTTTCGCGCAGGCCCGCAAACGCGGTGAAGCTTTTACCGTCTATGACATGCCTTTGTTGGTGGATAAAGGCCTGCACCGCGACATGGACTATACGGTCGTGGTCGACGTCGCTGTTAAGGAGCGCGTGCGCCGCCTCGTCGAGTTCCGGGGCTTGGACGAGGATGACGCGCGGCGTCGGATAGCGGCACAGATCCCGGATGAGGAGCGCCTGGCCGCAGCGGATTTCGTCATCGACAACAACGGTGCGCGCGAGGATTTGGTGCCGCAAGTAGAGCGACTGGTGGCGGCCCTCGACGCGAAAATTTAA
- a CDS encoding DUF4259 domain-containing protein produces MGTWDVGPFDNHAACDLLAAIRDGSFDFERFKRMCAAPPLDVDEAEVVIALGMLAKTSPEHLPQGISAESINALYKPQSRAWLRKQINATLDPDTSSVYALWEPTGELETWIMAVRAALP; encoded by the coding sequence ATGGGAACGTGGGATGTAGGACCTTTCGATAATCACGCGGCGTGCGACCTGCTCGCCGCCATTCGTGATGGCTCCTTCGATTTCGAACGTTTCAAGCGCATGTGCGCCGCCCCGCCGCTCGACGTCGACGAGGCCGAGGTGGTCATTGCCCTTGGCATGTTGGCCAAGACTTCACCTGAACATTTGCCCCAGGGTATTAGCGCAGAAAGCATCAACGCGCTCTACAAGCCGCAGTCGCGGGCGTGGTTGCGCAAGCAGATTAACGCCACCCTCGACCCGGATACCTCTTCCGTGTACGCACTGTGGGAACCCACCGGCGAGCTAGAGACGTGGATTATGGCTGTGCGCGCTGCATTGCCCTAA
- the uvrB gene encoding excinuclease ABC subunit UvrB, giving the protein MAFAAEHPILPVSEHRPVSEVERRSAEFKVESEFEPSGDQPSAIAELDARLRRGESDVVLMGATGTGKSATAAWLIEQQQRPTLVMAPNKTLAAQLANELRQLLPHNAVEYFVSYYDYYQPEAYIAQTDTYIEKDSSINEDVERLRHSATSSLLSRRDVVVVSSVSCIYGLGTPQSYLDRSVVIEEGEEIDRDRFLRLLVDIQYERNDVGFTRGTFRVKGDTVDIIPAYEERAVRIEFFGDDVDELYYIHPLTGDVLERVDEVRIFPATHYVAGPERMAKAVEDIKAELAERLEDLENRGKLLEAQRLRMRTEYDLEMIEQVGFCSGIENYSRHIDGRPAGSAPATLLDYFPQDFLTIIDESHVTVPQIGGMFEGDMSRKRNLVEFGFRLPSATDNRPLTFDEFEERVGQTVYMSATPGNYELTASQGEYVEQVIRPTGLIDPKVTVKPTKGQIDDLIDEIRTRTAKQERVLVTTLTKRMAEDLTDYLLEHGVKVRYLHSDIDTLQRVELLRQLRLGEYDVLVGINLLREGLDLPEVSLVAILDADKEGFLRSTTSLIQTIGRAARNVSGEVIMYADKITESMQEAIDETERRREKQIAYNKEHGIDPQPLRKKIADILDQVYESDGEEQDSADPAAMVDKPDVSSMAADEVQKLIDDLTAQMGAAARELKFELAGRLRDEIADLKKEMRGLKEAGI; this is encoded by the coding sequence ATGGCATTTGCAGCGGAACATCCAATTTTGCCGGTCTCTGAGCATCGCCCAGTGAGCGAGGTGGAGCGTCGCTCCGCCGAATTCAAGGTGGAATCAGAGTTTGAACCCTCCGGAGACCAGCCCTCCGCTATCGCGGAGCTAGACGCGCGCCTGCGCCGTGGCGAAAGCGACGTCGTGCTCATGGGCGCTACCGGTACCGGTAAGTCGGCAACGGCGGCCTGGCTGATTGAGCAACAGCAGCGCCCCACGCTGGTAATGGCACCGAACAAGACCCTGGCGGCACAGCTTGCTAACGAGCTGCGCCAGCTCCTGCCGCATAACGCCGTGGAGTACTTCGTCTCTTACTATGACTACTACCAGCCCGAGGCCTATATCGCGCAGACCGATACCTACATCGAGAAGGATTCCTCCATCAACGAGGACGTCGAGCGCCTACGTCACTCTGCCACTTCGTCGCTGCTGTCCCGCCGCGACGTCGTCGTAGTTTCCTCCGTTTCGTGCATTTACGGCTTGGGTACCCCGCAGTCCTACCTGGACCGCTCGGTGGTCATTGAGGAAGGCGAGGAGATCGACCGCGACCGCTTCCTGCGCCTTTTGGTAGATATCCAATACGAGCGCAACGACGTCGGCTTTACCCGCGGTACCTTCCGTGTCAAAGGCGATACCGTGGATATTATTCCGGCATATGAGGAGCGTGCGGTGCGCATTGAGTTCTTCGGCGACGATGTCGATGAGCTTTACTACATCCACCCGCTGACCGGTGACGTCTTAGAACGCGTCGACGAGGTGCGCATCTTCCCGGCGACGCACTACGTGGCGGGTCCGGAGCGCATGGCCAAGGCTGTGGAAGACATCAAGGCGGAGCTGGCTGAGCGCCTGGAGGATCTAGAAAATCGCGGCAAGCTGCTCGAAGCCCAGCGCCTGCGCATGCGCACCGAGTATGACCTCGAGATGATCGAGCAGGTGGGCTTTTGCTCAGGCATCGAGAACTACTCCCGCCATATCGACGGCCGCCCGGCAGGTTCTGCGCCGGCCACGCTGCTGGATTACTTCCCGCAGGACTTCCTGACCATCATCGACGAGTCCCACGTGACGGTTCCGCAGATCGGCGGCATGTTTGAAGGCGATATGTCGCGCAAGCGCAACCTCGTGGAGTTTGGCTTCCGCCTTCCTTCGGCCACGGATAACCGCCCGCTGACCTTTGACGAGTTCGAAGAGCGTGTGGGCCAGACCGTCTATATGTCTGCTACTCCGGGCAACTACGAGCTGACTGCCTCCCAGGGCGAGTATGTCGAGCAGGTCATTCGCCCAACCGGCCTGATCGACCCAAAGGTGACGGTCAAGCCCACCAAGGGGCAGATCGACGATCTCATCGACGAGATCCGCACCCGGACCGCAAAGCAGGAACGCGTGCTCGTTACCACCCTGACCAAGCGCATGGCCGAGGACCTCACCGACTATCTCTTGGAACACGGCGTCAAGGTCCGTTACTTACATTCGGACATCGACACCCTACAGCGCGTGGAGCTGCTGCGTCAGTTGCGCCTTGGTGAATACGACGTCCTCGTGGGCATCAACCTCCTGCGCGAGGGCCTTGACCTTCCGGAGGTCTCTCTGGTGGCCATCCTGGATGCGGACAAGGAGGGCTTCCTGCGCTCGACCACCTCGCTCATCCAGACTATCGGCCGTGCGGCTCGAAATGTCTCGGGCGAGGTCATCATGTACGCGGACAAAATCACCGAGTCCATGCAAGAGGCCATTGATGAGACCGAGCGCCGCCGTGAAAAGCAGATTGCCTATAACAAGGAACACGGCATCGACCCGCAGCCGCTGCGCAAGAAGATTGCGGACATCTTGGACCAGGTCTACGAATCCGATGGGGAAGAGCAGGACTCCGCCGACCCAGCGGCGATGGTGGACAAACCCGACGTTTCGAGCATGGCTGCCGACGAAGTGCAAAAGCTTATCGACGACCTCACCGCCCAAATGGGGGCTGCGGCCCGCGAGTTGAAGTTCGAATTGGCGGGTCGTTTGCGTGACGAAATTGCCGATTTGAAGAAGGAAATGCGTGGCCTGAAAGAGGCGGGAATCTAG
- a CDS encoding universal stress protein — MSDYKKIVVGTDGSKSSLLAVERAAKIAAAFDATLIIGCAYYENQEQASKTLRQDSVTILGDQKAEANLTTGKEHAEKFGATKVETAVRPGTPVQALMSIVNDNQAELLVVGNRGINSLTGRLLGSVPADVARQSDCDVMIVHTVS, encoded by the coding sequence ATGAGCGATTACAAGAAGATCGTGGTCGGCACTGACGGTTCCAAGTCCTCCCTCCTGGCAGTGGAGCGCGCCGCTAAGATCGCCGCCGCATTCGATGCAACTCTTATCATCGGTTGCGCTTATTACGAGAACCAGGAGCAGGCTTCCAAGACCCTGCGCCAAGATTCCGTGACCATTCTGGGTGACCAGAAGGCAGAGGCTAACCTCACCACCGGCAAGGAGCACGCTGAGAAGTTCGGTGCCACCAAGGTAGAGACCGCCGTCCGCCCGGGCACCCCGGTCCAGGCTCTGATGTCCATCGTTAATGACAATCAGGCTGAGCTGCTCGTCGTTGGTAACCGCGGCATCAACTCCCTGACCGGCCGCCTGCTGGGGTCCGTACCGGCTGACGTCGCTCGCCAGTCTGACTGCGACGTCATGATTGTTCACACCGTGAGCTAA
- a CDS encoding App1 family protein, which translates to MALSDIARKIERATNKAALERTTRKGWTPELTGYAGYGNTEFVHVLGRVLMHDPAAEATETWAQRGYRQFFTIQVNNLDVRVTVNGKTVHGRTNYNGYIDILVHEHGLGAGWHEVVIEADGAEPITSEVLIVSEDSPLGVVSDIDDTVMVTWLPRAMTAAWNSWVKRTNTRQPVEGMARFYQQLQEQHPEMPFIYLSTGAWNTYDTLVSFMEHNGFPRGPLLLTDWGPTPTGLFRNGQEHKRVQLRNLFIAFPWMKWLLIGDDGQHDSLTYGDAANEHPDRVAAVAIRNLSPQEQLLSHGSLGPLADANEEGSFSIPLIQGGDGSELAAQMHKISAELEAEAFAKDAPETDDVE; encoded by the coding sequence ATGGCTTTATCTGACATCGCACGCAAAATTGAACGCGCCACAAATAAGGCGGCGCTAGAGCGCACCACCCGCAAAGGCTGGACGCCGGAACTTACGGGTTATGCCGGATACGGCAACACGGAATTCGTCCACGTCTTGGGCCGCGTGCTCATGCATGATCCAGCGGCCGAGGCCACGGAGACGTGGGCGCAGCGCGGTTACCGTCAGTTTTTCACGATTCAGGTAAACAACCTCGACGTCCGTGTCACGGTCAATGGCAAGACCGTCCACGGCCGGACCAATTACAACGGCTATATCGATATCTTGGTCCACGAGCATGGCCTAGGTGCCGGCTGGCACGAGGTCGTCATCGAGGCAGACGGCGCCGAGCCCATTACCTCCGAGGTGCTCATCGTTTCTGAGGACTCTCCGCTGGGCGTCGTCAGCGATATCGATGACACCGTCATGGTGACGTGGTTGCCGCGTGCGATGACTGCGGCCTGGAACTCTTGGGTCAAGCGCACCAACACCCGCCAGCCGGTTGAAGGCATGGCGCGCTTCTATCAGCAGTTGCAGGAACAGCACCCGGAGATGCCTTTCATTTATCTGTCCACCGGCGCGTGGAATACCTACGACACCTTGGTCAGCTTCATGGAGCACAACGGCTTCCCGCGTGGTCCACTCCTGCTGACTGACTGGGGCCCTACCCCCACCGGGCTTTTCCGAAACGGCCAGGAGCACAAGCGCGTGCAGCTGCGTAACCTCTTTATCGCTTTCCCATGGATGAAGTGGCTGCTCATCGGTGACGATGGCCAGCACGATTCGCTCACCTACGGTGATGCCGCGAACGAGCACCCAGACCGCGTGGCCGCGGTGGCCATCCGCAACCTTTCGCCGCAGGAGCAGTTGCTCTCCCACGGTTCACTGGGCCCGCTTGCCGACGCCAACGAGGAAGGCTCGTTTAGCATCCCCCTCATCCAGGGCGGGGATGGGTCGGAGCTCGCCGCACAGATGCACAAGATTTCGGCGGAGCTTGAGGCTGAGGCGTTTGCAAAGGACGCACCGGAGACCGACGACGTCGAGTAG